A window of Pedobacter lusitanus contains these coding sequences:
- the rraA gene encoding ribonuclease E activity regulator RraA, producing the protein METGTTDLCDKFSDRINVALPIGLKDFGAVKAFHGQIVTVKCFEANPLVRQTLEKDGTGKVLVVDGGGSKRCALMGDNIAELAIQNNWSGIIIFGCIRDSVAVSRLSIGIKALDVVPLKSGKKIEGDVNVIVNFANIDFIPNQFVYGDEDGIIVSQYSLII; encoded by the coding sequence ATGGAAACCGGAACTACAGACCTTTGTGATAAATTTAGTGATCGTATTAATGTCGCATTACCAATCGGACTTAAAGATTTTGGCGCAGTCAAAGCTTTTCATGGACAGATTGTAACGGTAAAGTGTTTTGAAGCTAACCCACTTGTCAGACAAACACTGGAAAAAGATGGAACAGGCAAGGTTCTGGTTGTTGATGGTGGTGGCTCAAAAAGATGTGCATTAATGGGAGATAATATAGCTGAACTGGCTATTCAGAATAATTGGAGTGGTATCATTATTTTTGGCTGTATCCGGGATAGTGTGGCTGTTTCCAGGTTATCCATAGGAATTAAAGCTTTAGATGTAGTCCCGCTTAAAAGTGGAAAAAAAATTGAAGGAGATGTTAATGTCATTGTGAATTTTGCCAATATTGACTTTATACCAAATCAATTTGTTTACGGCGATGAAGATGGGATCATTGTTTCTCAGTATAGCCTGATTATTTGA
- a CDS encoding RNA polymerase sigma factor: protein METKVSKEEIHPAQEALLMSLYQDAFPLVANHISKMGGSFDEAKDVFQDALIIYYEKVRHTGITLRYSEKAYLFGIAKYLWNKRYNLTSREISLDQLCNRSDEDLGLVDSVYEEVSSSRLLHLLQTAGQKCMELLSAFYYEKLNMETLADRFGFSGPRSATVQKFKCLEKIKETVKEKSLKYEDIME from the coding sequence ATGGAAACAAAAGTTAGTAAAGAGGAAATACACCCGGCTCAGGAGGCTTTGCTGATGTCTCTGTACCAGGATGCCTTTCCTTTGGTAGCAAACCATATCAGCAAAATGGGTGGTTCATTTGATGAGGCTAAGGATGTTTTTCAGGATGCCCTGATCATTTATTATGAAAAAGTAAGACATACAGGAATAACCTTAAGGTATAGTGAAAAGGCCTACCTTTTTGGTATTGCAAAATACCTTTGGAATAAACGATACAACTTAACCAGTAGGGAGATCTCTCTTGATCAGTTATGTAACAGGTCTGATGAGGATCTGGGATTAGTTGATTCTGTGTATGAAGAAGTCTCCTCATCCAGATTGCTGCACTTATTGCAGACTGCAGGTCAGAAATGTATGGAGCTGCTGAGTGCTTTTTATTATGAAAAACTAAACATGGAAACCCTGGCTGACCGGTTCGGATTTTCAGGCCCGAGATCAGCAACTGTTCAGAAGTTTAAGTGTCTTGAAAAAATAAAAGAAACAGTAAAAGAAAAATCACTGAAGTATGAAGACATCATGGAATGA